The region CCTTTGTTGTCTTCTTAGGTTTAGAACCGTCCTTTTATAGCCTCAGAATAGCATGGGCTTCAGACTAAATAATCAGCAGATCtgatcaaatcaaatcaaatcaaatcaaatttgacatctccttaaatgttttgacatatattctgcataatcttctgcacaatcaaatctaatgtttccttaaatgttttgacaatCATTTTTAGGAAACAATGCACAACTGGAACCGATCTTTGAGCTTTAAAATAAGCACTTTGAACCACAAAATGCATGGAACACATTATCAAAGAATCTTCACTAAACACACACTGAAAACCAAATCTTCCAAGAAACTGATACAACAACGCGCCACGATGTCGTACAAGCATGTCAAGACATCTTGTCCAACATCTAGCTATTTCACTTGTTTTAATTAAATGCTGCCAATCACATAacctaacaatctccccctttggcaaattttgactAAAACAACCTTTGCAAAAAAAAATCTTGTAAACTCCAATAAACACACGAGAGCTTCttaaaaaaacaataaataaaCTTGGAACTTCTCTAAGATACATCAAAGACATACGCAGCAGAATAAGATAAAACCATCCTCACGGAGAATGTCCCATCAGATAGAAGTGAACTCTCACAACATAAACTTTCTACAGAGAAAAATAAAATCTCACAGCCAGGATGTCAAGACATTTGGTATGACTTCACAACAACACACATGGTCTATCACTAAGTAAGCATGTCACCATTAAGCTATATGAGAAAACATAAATTCTCCCCCTAAATATCACAATAGAGGCAAGAACTACTCTACCTTCATTAGTACTCCCCCTCAAGggacaaaagaaaaaaaaaagagcaACATACCAAACCAAACTATACCACTgctccccctttttagccaaaaaatgaagaaaaaaatagAATGATGCCATTCATTAGGAAAGTCATTCATTAGAACATATTAAAGACCAATAAAAAATGCACACATGGTGCACAAAATATCAAAGGCATAACCTACACAAAACAAATACTGAAGCAACAAACAAAACATATCAGATGTCAAAACTGGCATTTGTTTCTTCATCAGTAGCAGCATCTGCATTAACATTCTCATCCTCctcattttcttcttcttccacACCATTATCCGTATTACCTTAAGTACCCTCCTCGGTTAAATCTTTGATCAGGCTTTCCAGTCCGATTTTCTTTTCAGTGCAAGTTTTGATGGTTTCATCCAAAGCCTTGCAGGTATCTTTCAGTTCAACAATTATTCCATCCTTTGAGGTTAAGCTAGAAGTTTCCTTACAAGATGTCATGAAAATGTATGGGACATGTTTCCTTGTAAACAGTCTATAATGAAAAGAAAGAGGAGATTCTCTCTTCTAGGTAACATCTGAACTGGTCAAAATCCTAGGGTGCTGACTCAGAATCACACCACAAATTAAGGAGGGAAATTCTATAAGTATCTTCACAGAAAAAGAGGTAGCATGCTTCATGGTTTGGTAAAAAACATAGGACCCAAAGTCAAACTTGGTTTTGGTTCCTACAACGTAAATGAACATACCCAACCCTGTAGCGATGTTGGGAGTATGATTTGTTAGAACCCAATTAGTAACTCCAATTCTATGAAGTACTGCATACTTCACATTGAGGAAACCAACTGACAACTTCTCTTTTCTTGGCCATTCCTTTACCTGTTTTGCAGTGATTTCCCTGCAAATGACATTGTCAGATACCTCCACTTCAGCTTGTTCCTCTTCACTTCTTCCAATGAACCCTATTAATGACTTTTGTAGAAAAATCCACACTCTCTCCTTTCACATACACTTTTCTGAAATCCTTACTCCTCTTGTTATCATATTCCTTAGAAATATTCATAATGAACTCTTTTACAAGCATCTCATAACACTAGTTAAATTCAATCACACTTTTCATCAACCCAACTTCTTTAATCAAATTCATCACTTCTTTGCACTCAAAGGCATCCTTGCCAAGTTCCCTTTCCAAAGCCAACCTTCTTTGGTACACAAACTTCCATTTTTCAACATTCTCAACAGAGTGAGAAGAGATGTTGTCAATGGGAACTTCAGGCACATTTGCATGGACCTTTTTCCCACCAGATTTCTTTAGAGGCGTGATGTCTTGAACATTTTGTTCGACATCATGCTCAGAGTCACTAGAAATAGAGGGGACTTTTTTCCTCTTTAGAGATCTTTTCTTGGTGGTAGGGGTTACAACCTTGATCCACCTTTTAGCAGGACCAACACTTGTACTTTTCTTAGGAACCTTGGGAGACTTGCTTGTAGACTCAACAACCTTCCCTTTTCTACTCTTTAACCTCTTAGATATCCCTGAAGCCAACCTCTTACCAACAGGCTCATCATCAGAATCCAGATCTTCTACATTTACAATGTCTATATATTGATTCTTATTCGCACCAACATTATCTTCTTTATTAGATATCTCAACAGACATACCATCAAAATCATCTTTCTCTTCAGATTTTTCATGGGACTTAACTGGAACAGGCTCACTATCAGACTTTCCATCAGATTTTTCAGGAGGGGTTTCAATAGAATGATCAGTTTGGGCCAATGATGTCGTGACATCCGGCACAACATCAGAATTAGATTCAATACCCAAAATTTGAGAGATTAACACACAAATACTTTTATCAACAATATTTTCAGCAACGTCATTCATACTAGATTGGCATACACTACaccaaaaactggaatagacagcgcaccttagagggcgctttattacaaaagcgcactctaaagtgaagcgaaaaaataaggagcgaacaactggaatagacagtgcactttagagggcgcttttgtaataaagcgccctctaaggtgaagcgaaaaaataaggaggagatagagggacaacaatacagggcgctttttagaaagcgccctctaaggttacccttagagggcgcttttaaaaaagcgctctataagtccatgtgcatttccagtttataaagcgcttttggaaagccttagagagcgctttcataagcgccctcttaggccccctttagagggcgctttttttccacaagcgccctctaaggtcccctttagtaaacattaaaattataacatactgcacgttttgttatttcactctctgttattttcgttctttttcacgttagggttctcactgctacgatttttgctacttctaaggcgttctccttccacctctgttagatctacgacgtttcctccttctattaattcgttgttagttgttcgattttgacaccataggtatttttctaatcttcatattacttggtttctcttctgacgttcgctattgttcatttttggtttcatttttcttggttcatacatttattgagtattctcaacaataattattgtgttgcaatgctagcaatggagactaggcattatgggttaaatttcaccaactgttccatttgtttctcgatgtagaaaaaggaggcagcaatatctaaaacaccttctaccaatcaaaggtacactatgcagcttatgagtgtatttattctagcatacatagcgtagctagtaacttaagaagtttaggtatggatgttatttgatagagtaaattagagtcgactattcttctgttagctttcagttagaccattatacaattctacatatatattttctagtcaatgtttatcttttgtaaaaactatatgatgatatataactatgctacaaattagtgcataccactaatgcttaatacatggttcatacattctcatgctattgaagtcagagatatctgaaaatgttgagaaactaactcaataaaccaaaattgttttggttttgggttgttgttggagacatgaatgccctgcacagagactaactcaataaagcgaaattgttttgtctcatcccatttttggtttctcttctgaaattgttttttgtttattctaattagtaatggataatacatggatgtcttccaatcgattgtcgagagagtacgagaatggggtatcagaattcgttaagtttaccgttgcgcacgccgaagaccccagtagaatgatatgtccttgctttggttgttgttatgggaaacgggttgacgcagttcagttgacatcgcatctaatgaggcatggaattgatcgaagttatacatgttggaatttgcatggtaggaaaagtaacgagaatgttgaaccgggggatagtacgacctatgcctcaaactatagtggcgcagatacatacgattgtgatcgagttgaagagattgcagaagcacttgaaggagatcttaaggattgtcccgaaatgtttgagaggttggtaagtgatgcagagaaacctttgtatgatggttgcactaaattcacaagattgtctgcggtattaaaagtactatgcagaatagtggtgtcaccgtggtagctgaagcaatgcacatatcaagtgtgaaggacttaaaccccaaatttgcaaatctgtcgtattttggtgttatcgagcgcatttgggtgtttgattatgagaagtttcagattcctatatttggttgcaagtgggttgaaaataataacgacattcgaatggataagtcaggatttttgcaagtggatcttaatagggtgggatacaaagatgagtcttttattctagcctctaaagctagacaagtgttctatgtcaatgatctgaaaagtacaaaatggtctatagttcttttttccaacaaagtaattgatgaaaacactggagatcaaggtgatattgatgttgagattgaatcgtttaccagaaatgatcaagatgagaatattatatcaaatgattcatatattagaaatgatcataatgagggtatttggatcaatccaaccgtccgtgttgttaagagacatgtagaacatattccaaccaagaaaagaaagagaacttagtgaaaaaggtacaggtcaaatgattttaattgttttctttattacaggtaaaatgacttttattacagcaaatcgagtcagttgcataaaaaaaaaggtataagcacaaatatatgatatttatgcatagaaaatgttaattcttgatcttatacttcacctaactaattttatgatattttaggttcatgctattgatattgaacaaaaagaggttgttgctaagaagaatgcggctagcaaaaaaaacatacatctcagagatgcttttgctacttagttttatttctttttaagttatgaattggttgtatatttagaatctttagaagtaaaacgattatatatcagtggattgttgtatatgtatggattgttgtatataaggcttgttgaatgcaatgtgtgcaaaagggcttcaaattatacagttttaggtgtactgcttcaatatacaggttgtctaaaataaataaataaatatagcgttttttaaaaaaaaaatttaaataaccacccactttagagggcgctttccaaaataagtgccctctaaaccctttaaatttccactttagagggcgctttccagtaaaagcgccctctaaacccttaaaagtttccactttagagggcgctttctttaaaaagcaccctctaaagtggcccttaaagggcttaaagagccactttagagagcgcttttaccaggaaaaaaagcgctgtctttacctatgccagcgccagattagagggcgctttaaagcgctgttataggccaaaaaaagcgccctcttttcctttatttggcgtagtgatagGGTCTTATCAGATCTAGGGTTATCTATACTTACAATACCATAGTCAGATTCTTATTTTTCAAAGCTTGGTTTTTCAGTTGATTCAACATTACCCACTGCTTTTGGAACAACATAGCCTTTAACTGATGCAACAACATCAGGTTCAACATCTGTGGGTTTAATCAGATCAAGATATAAGCTAGTCATAGAGTGAGGTTTCTTGACCGCAACAGAGGGCTCAATATTCCCAATCTCGCTAGAAGGAATTTGGATCGACCTAAAGGGGTTAGAATATTTGCTTATACCTAAAGGCCTATCCTTTTCCCCAGTAGGTGTTCTAGCCCTCCTCTTAGTAGGAACGTGTCTTGGAACCATGGAGAGAGGAACGATATCAGTTATAACATCTGAATAATCCATATATAAGTAGATAGGGATACCCAGTTTTTCTTCTTGATGAACCAAAATATAAGATTATTTCCTAAAAAGAAGCATCTTATATAAGTAATTTTTCTATCATTAGCATTACTTTCCcaatctgcatcacaataccctATGATAATATAACATGCCATACTCACTAGTGCCATTGATGTATTTCAAGATCCTCTTCACTTGAGTAATGTGACTGATTTTAGGCTTAGCctgatatctagcacatactccTACAATAAAAGTGATGTATGGTCTGCTAGTTGTAAGATACAAAAGACTACCAATCACACTCTTGTACAAACTTTGATCCAAATCAACACCTTTTGCATCCTTAgttaatttcaagtgagttgtTGCAGGTGTCCTTTTGTGATTGGCACTTTCTAGGCCAAACTTCTTCACTATATTCTTAGCATACTTACTTTGAGAAATGAAGATAGTGTTATCCATTTTTTTAACTTGAAGACCAAGAAAATATGTTAAGTCACCAacaagactcatctcaaattcagattgcatttgCTTGATAAAATGTTGAACAATCTGATTcgacatcccaccaaacacaatgtcatcaacatatatttggGCTATCATGAGTTTCCATGCTCTTCTTTAACAAATAAGGTCTTGTCTGTTCCCCCTTTCTTGCAGCCATTATTGACAAGAAACTCAgttaatctttcataccaagctcggggtgcttgcttcaatccatagagAGCCTTTcttagtttgtaaacatgataTGGAAAACTAGGATCTATGAACCCTCTGGGTTGTTCAACACAcacttcttcattcaagtacccattcaagaaggcacttttcacatccatttgaaatagaTTGAATTTTATCATACATGCCACTCCTAAGAGCAATCTTATGTATTCAAGATGAGCAACAGGTacaaaagtctcatcaaaatcaatcccttcaatttgagtgtatccttgagcaacAAGCCTAGCCTTGTTTCTAGTCACAATTCCATTCTCATCAGATTTCTTCTTGTAAATCCATTTTGTGCCAATAACACTTATCCCTTCAGGCCTAGAAACTAGGTCCCATAATTCATTCCTTTTGAACTTCCCTAATTCTTCTTGAATAGAATTtatccagaattcatcagtcaaggccTCCTTCACATTTTTAGGTTTAACCTTTGATACAAAGCAATCATTGGATATCACATCTCTAGATCTAATGGTGATCCATTCATTAAGATTTCCAATAATAAGTTCCTTTAGAtgatctttctgaattctgatagaggtACCTTTATTGGCTGACGGTTATCTGATTTAGCCTTTGCTGGATCAATGTTGGACTCAATGTCTTCCATATTTTCTGAAGCATCAGTCTGCTGAGATTATGTTCCAACATCTTCATCGACATCAGTCCCTTTTACAAATAATtgaatcatcaaccacaacattaatagattccatcatgACCTTGGTTCTGGAGTTAAATACCTTGTAAGCTCTGTTGTTTGTAGAGTAACCAAGAAATATcccttcatcacttttgggatccatttttCTCCTCTGATCACGATCAACCCAAATATGCAATTTACTCCCAAACACATGAAAATATTTAACAGTAGGTTTCCTTCCTTTCCATATTTCATAGAGAGTAGATGAAGTACCAGCTCTCAGAGTAACACGATTGTGGATATAGTAAGCAATGTTCATTtcttcagcccaaaaatgataaGGAAGATTTTTTGCATGAAGCATGACTTTAGCTGATTCTTGTAATGTTCTGTTCTTGCTTTCAACAACTCtattttgctgaggagtaatgggagatgagaactcatgaccaatacCTTCAGAAGAACAAAATTCAGAAAATTTTGTATTTTCAAACTCCTTACCATGCTCACTTCTGATTCTGACAATCATGttttccttctctctttgaaGGCGTTGACAAAGATTTTTGAATACCTCAAAAGTGTCTGATTTTTCTCTAATAAAATTCACCCAAGTAAACCttgaaaaatcatcaacaaccacatagacatacctcttcccaccaagactttcgACTTGCATAGGCCTTattaagtccatatgaagaagttctAAAACTTTGGAAATAGTCTGATGTTACAACTTCGaatgtgacatcttggtttgcttcccATGTTGAAACTCACCACATACTTTAACCTCCTCAATTTTGAGCTTTGGTATAACTCTAATAGCTTCTTCAGACATAATCTTCTTCATACCTTTGAGATTCAGATGCCCAAGCTTCTGGTGCCATAACTTGACTTCATCTTCCTTGGACATTAAGCATGTGGAATAACAAGTATTCTCTTGTGGTATCCATAAATAACAATTGTCTTTAGACTTAACTCCTCTCATCAGAACATTATTCTTTTCATTTGTAATCAAACATTCTGACTTGGTGAAATTGACTTTTAAACCTTGATCACATAACTGACTAATACTGATGAGATTTGCACTCATTCCTTTCACAAGCAGAACATCATCTAGTCTAGAAAGACCAGTGCAACCTATCTTTCATATACCCTTGATTTCACCTTTAGATCCATCATCAAACGTGACAAAACTAGAGGAATAATATTTAATGTCCACCAAATACTTCTTGACCCCTGTCATGTGTCTTGAACAACCACTGCCAAAGTATCAGTCTTCTCTAGATGAAGCTGTTAGAGAAGTATGGGCTATAAGACTAGAGACAACAATCTTAGGTTTCCACTCCTTTCTAGTTTTAATCATCATATGGTTAGTCCTAGGATACGTTGGATGTTTTGGATAACCATACAGTCTATAGCATAAGGGTTTTATATGTCCATATTTACCACATTAATGACATTCCCAAGGCAAAAACTTGACTTTAGTTTGAGTTCCTGATGTTTGGCAGGATGTTATAACATTTGATCGGACATCATGGACTCATACTTCCTTTTTGGAAGAATAAATTTTATCACATGGGTTTTTCCTTTCAGAGATTGATAATCAAAACCTATACCTTTTAAGTTTACAGTCCATTTTCCAGCTTGAAGAATCTCATCTAACAGATCAAACTCATTGTTCAACATTCTTACATATTTGGTCATGTTTTCAAGTTTAGAATTCAATAGGGTTACTTCATCTTGAAGATCAAAGATAGTAGGCAAAAGATTCTCTTTCTCAGCCTATAGTTGAGCTATGATTCTCTTATGCTTTTCTCATATCTTACACACCTTTTCACTTCTGACACATAGCTCTCTGTATGAAATAGCCAATTCTTCATAAGAAACATCCCCATCACAtgaatcttcatcagattcatatcTACTTGTGAAGGCTGTAACATGCTTAGCAGTTTCATCATCAATTTCACCTTCAGAATCCTCATCAGACCAAGTAACAGACAAACCCTTTTTTTATTTCATGAGGTACGTGGGACATTCTGATCTAATGTGACCAAAGcccttcacatccatgacactgaATACCTTTTCCTTGATCGAGCTTTTCCTTTGTTCTTACTTTTCTCTGAAAGTCATTGTTCTTACTGATGTCGAATGacatgttcttgacattaggtcttGGCTTCTTATCTATTCTCTTCAAGACCTTATTGAATTTTCTCCCAAGAAGCACAATAGCATTAGAAATTCCTTCATCAGTCTCCATGTCACATTGAGCTTCTTCATCATCAGTGTTGGAGATAAAGGCTATGCTTTTATTCTTCTTTTCATATCTATCACTGATAGCCAATTCAAAGGTTTGAAGTGACCCAATAAGCTCATTCACTTTCATGTTGCAGATGTCTTGTGCTCCTTCAATAgttgtgaccttcatgtcaaacttCTTAGGTAAATACCTAAGGATCTTTCTAACAAGATTCTCCTCTGACATCTTCTCTTCCAAGGTACTAGATGAATTGGCAATATcaaggatattcatgtgaaaATTATGAATACACTCATCATCTTTCATCCTGAGATACTCAAATTTGGTGGTGAGAAGTTGTAATCTTGACATTTTAACTTTtgatgtgccttcatgagtggttcGGAGAATTTCCTACGCATTGTTTTTGCCACAATACAAGTATTTATTAACCTGAATACGATTTTGTTCAAATACTTTGTATTTCTCTAGAAATCGACATCATCTAGTTTAGGTAGCTTATCatattgttttcttttttctatATACTACATGATTCTTCATGATTTTGCTAACCTTCATTTTATCGAGGTATTGTAATCCATAATATTGTTCAAATACTTTTAATTTGCTCGGGGTGTATTAAAAGAAATCAAAATCAATTTACTTTTTAAATCTACAGTCTCAATCAATTAGTAGTAGTTACTAATGTGCAGATGGCGTGAAAACTCAAAATTGTGATATTGGACAATCCAAATCCTAAATAACACACCATGCCACATGTTGGTATTAGTCTTGTTTTCCAAATCAAGAATCATTTTACTTCTATTGTATTGTTTATTCAACTTTTTGTCTTTAGAACTTTCATACTTGCACTCCACCCCACTCCACACATGTAATGCACCCCACACTCATATTGCTGTAACCAACTcaaaagattaaaaaaaaaaactcatcaAATTCATAATCACAATTTCTCCATTTCAATACCTTTCACCACCATTATCATAACCCAAATGGGTAACACTAGCTACTATTTCATATTGTGGATTTTATGCATAGTTCCACTAATCCATAGCCTAACCCCAAAGTCACCAATCCAATGCAACAAAACAATCTGCACTCTTGAAAACTCCTACGGAACATGGAACGACCGCAAAACATGTTACGCTCTCAATGTAACATACCCAACCACAGAACAACAGCTTCGTTTAGCAGTTTCCTACGTTGTTCAAAACAACCTTAAAGCCAAAATCGTCACCAAATTCTCACACACAATCCCAGCACTCTCATGCCCACAACAGAATACTAACAATAATCATGCTTTTTTTATAAGCACGGAAAAATACGATTCAGGAATCGAAATTGATGCAGAAAATTTGGCAGTAACAGTTGATTCAGGTGTGAGACTTCGTGAGTTGATTGATGAGGTTGAGAAAAATGGGTTCAGTTTGGTTGCTGCACCTTATTGGGAGGGTGTTACAATAGGGGGTGTTATTAGCACTGGTGCACATGGGAGTTCTTGGTGGGGTAAAGGTGGTGCTTTTCATGAACAAGTTTTGGAAATTACTGTTGTTGTTCCTGCTTCTAAATCTGAAGGGTATGCCAAAATTCTGAAGTTGGATTCACATCATCCTCTCTTTAATGCTGCTAAAGTTTCTCTTGGTGTTTTGGGTGCTATCTCCAAGGTaaactttgtttctattttatttcattttttcacTATTTTGAATTCAAATTActatctcttttttttttatataaaattttTCTTAAAAAAAGTTAAAACAAACTCGTCTTATAtcattaaaaaaaacaaaaaaggaAAGAGATATTCAAAATCGAATGTAATAAGGTGGGGTCAAGCCCCAGTGATCATTAAGCAACCACACACAGTCTAATTAATTTTAAGTGGCCCACCTTTTAAATTAAATTTTGGTCCATTTATAAATTAAAATCTAAATCTCCAACGTGACTCCTTCAAAGTCACTATACAAAATGATTAGAGTTTAATCACATATTATTCACGTGTTTGACATGATTGTAGGATTTGAACTATTTCTCAATAACTAAGTACTAATTGATGTATACAGGTGAAGTTATCAATTGAGCATAGATTTAAAAGAAGCGTAACATTCAATTTCACAGATGATAATGATATTGAAAATGTGTACATGGATCATGCAAACAAGTATGAGTTTGCAGACATAACATGGTATCCATCAAGACATACAGCTGTTTATAGATATGATTTTAGGGCTTCCTTAAATGCCTCCGGTGATGGAGTTTTTGATTTCTTTGGATTTCAAGTCAATTCCATTTTGATCCCTGAATCTGTCAGAGGAGCAGGTAAATAATCTTGACCTTATCCCATACTCTTCTAAAGTTAGTACTCCTTACTAAAGATAATGTTTTAAATTGAATGTGCGGTAGCAATTGTCTGACTATGTATCAGATGCTTTCATGCCATATCAATTGCAAATTTGTTGTCTAAGAACATTGTCATAGGCTTTCTCACTTCTATTTTTAGCTCTTTCAAAATTTAGACTATCCATATTGCTTGAAATGCAAATAGTGAGCCTAATATGTACTCAGACTCAGAAGTAGGCAATGCAACTACTGGTTGCTTTTTAGAGTACCACGATATTTGAGCATAGGAGAACTTGAACAAGTAGTTTGGGGTGCTTTTACTATCTTGTTTATCTCCACATCAATCTGCATTTGAGAAGCCAACTATATACATACAAGTCTGACCTGAATTTGCACGGAATATTACTCCATAGCTTAGTGTTCCTTTAATGTACCTCATGATTCTTTTTGGTGCAAGCAAATATGAGGTTCTAAACTCACTCATGAACTTACTAACGATTCCAATTGCATATAGGACAACTGACATGTCATGACATAAATACCTTAAGGATCATGTGATTTGTTTGAACAAATAGAATCCATTACCTCTTCATTTGCATCTTTCTCAAGTTTTGAATTGGTTTCTACAGGGGTTAATGTTGAATTGCACTCAATCATGTTGAACCTTTTTAGCACATCAAGACATACTTCTTTTGATCCATGGCCAAACCTTTTTTATGTTTCAAAAAATTCTATCCTTAGGAAGTAATTCAATTTTCTAAGATCATCTATGTCAAATTCAATCATCAGTTGCTCCTTGAAATTTGTAATTTTAACCATATTGTTGTCTGCCAATGATCAACAAATCATCCACAAAAGAGTAGATTAGAAAAATTCCTAACATCTTCACATTCTTCATGTGCACACCATATTCTGAGGCGCATTTCACAAACTTTTGGTGTATCGAGAGTCCATCTATCCTATTATTCCAAGTTGTCAGTGCTTTCTAAAGTCTTTATAGTGCCTTGTTTAGCTAGAATATCATTTCTTCCTTGTCGTTGATTTCAAATCCCGTAAGTTGTGTCACATACACATCTTTCTCCAAAGGTTCATTAAGAAAATCAGATTTCACATCTAAATAAAATAGAGGCCAAACTCTTCTATATGCAATTGATCACAATTAGCCTTACAGTCTAAAG is a window of Lathyrus oleraceus cultivar Zhongwan6 chromosome 6, CAAS_Psat_ZW6_1.0, whole genome shotgun sequence DNA encoding:
- the LOC127097408 gene encoding L-gulonolactone oxidase 3 translates to MGNTSYYFILWILCIVPLIHSLTPKSPIQCNKTICTLENSYGTWNDRKTCYALNVTYPTTEQQLRLAVSYVVQNNLKAKIVTKFSHTIPALSCPQQNTNNNHAFFISTEKYDSGIEIDAENLAVTVDSGVRLRELIDEVEKNGFSLVAAPYWEGVTIGGVISTGAHGSSWWGKGGAFHEQVLEITVVVPASKSEGYAKILKLDSHHPLFNAAKVSLGVLGAISKVKLSIEHRFKRSVTFNFTDDNDIENVYMDHANKYEFADITWYPSRHTAVYRYDFRASLNASGDGVFDFFGFQVNSILIPESVRGAEKLLENTGNSKGKCLTASASLAFKKLTANGLKNNGQIFTGYPVIGYQGKMQTSGSCLYSSRIDTSCAWDPRIKGLFFYESSAIFPASKFGDFIKDVKNLRDINPQNFCGIDNYNGILIRYIKASEAYLGPSEDSIVIDFNYYRANDQFTPRLNQDVWEELEQMAFFKYGAKPHWAKNRNLAFLNVRQKYPKFNAFIDAKNQMDPQNVFSGDWSDEILYGKELVKFDGCALEGMCICSEDRHCSPQKGYLCTHGLVYKEARVCRLLSTSVNTDSL